CTGCGGCCTCGCACCCGGCGGGGTGATCTGAGGACAGGCGGTCAGGCGTGGCTAGCCATTTCCCTGGCAGCAGAGAGCCTGGACTTGAATGCTTGCTTTGAGAAGGCTTTCTGCCCTCTTTCCATGCCTCCCTCcccaatatattttattctcatttatttagagaaaacttaaaagcaaacttaaaaaaatacacacacacacacacacacacacacacacacacacatatagataGATTTGATTGTTAGCAGTCAAGGAGTATTCAAAGTCTAGCTTTAGTGCAGAGCCTTACATTGTATGACCCCAGTTGGTAGCCAGTCTAGGCTTGCAGGCTAGAACGTTTTGCTctcattcttattttcattaattttcagtgaaaatgcttAAAAGTCTTTTTATCAGAGCAATTAATTtattagattctttttttttgaatgctttaaCCCTTTACTGCCCCCACTCTTGACATTTCCACATTTGATACCTCTTGTTTTAGAGGAAATACATCTGTGGTTTCAGTGGATGCAGTACTATCATTTTTTTATGCATTGTGTTTAAAATACTTGCCAATGCATATCTCTACAATGGAGACAGTGTCCCACAGTAGTGTACCTTTGTGACACTGCTGGGCCAGAATTGTTCCATGTCACTCACCTCATGTCAGTAGCAAAACTCTCGTTGACTTCAGCGTGTAAACAATGTCATCCAGCAAGCATAGTTCCATGCGGGGCTTTTGGCCATAATGGTGTGGTGGTGCTTGCTTCTGCTTTCGTAATCAAAACCCTTTTGCTGCAATACATAAGTGCTCTATTTAACAGCATGGGGTTGAATAATCTTGGTCCATGCTTCTGAATCCCAGCTTTTACATCTAGCTTTGTGCATGTAAAGACTGAGGAAATTTGGACACATAGTTGAGACTGAAGagtggtgaaagcagataggaaTTAGCACGTGGTGATAAATGAGTAACACACCATGAGTTTTGGTGACTGCCCCATTCACTGTGAGGGCTTTGTGTGGTTCAGGAACCCTTTTCAGAGATAAGTCACATGCATGCACCCTCTCCCTTGCCCCTCAGTTTTCTACGATGCTCCCATTTGGAAACAAATTAATACACCTGATAGTGCATTTAGGGATATCTAGCATCTATGTGgtgtttttgtgtattttaagaTGCAGTATAAATAGTTACTCCTAAAAGTGCAGTGGGacttgctttccttcctcctcactcCAGTTTCCCTATTggtaaaataagattaaaatgCTTTGCAGTGTGTGGTACCCTGAATCAATGGCAGAACAGGGACCAGACCTTAGAGCACCTTACTGTCAGCTGAGACTTATTACGTGTATAAGGTTTCTGCTAAATAATAGTCTTCTTGGATCCAGGAAACAGCTTTGTCTAAACTTCACTGTGTCTTGTTGGAAGTTGAgattcttttgtttctgcttgtgtgTGAGTTTGGGAGGTGTTTTTTTGCAGCAGTGTAATCCAGGAAAATAACTCTGAAAACCTGAACTACGTGCTATGTATATCAGTTCCTTTCCTgcaagtcacttttttttttttttttttttttttttttttttaacaagactAACAGGGATGGAGAGACAAGCTATGCTCTGAGTGAGGGTGAGAGTTGAGCTGATTGTTAAAAGTCTTGCCTTGGGCATGGGATCTGTTTCAGATGACCTTCATTATTAGCAGACAGTACGTAAGTGGTgtcagctttgttttctgacttGTCCTAACAGCCAGTAATCTGATTACCTTTAGGTTGACATTGCTGACATCTATGAGTCTATTCGGGAAAGACAGCGTCATGACAGCGAAAGGTCTACCTGCAGTACATTAGAGAAGAATGACATTGAAGCTGTTGAAGCCCTTGTTTGTATGAGCTCCTGGGGTCAAAGAGCACAGAAAGGTGACATATTAAAGATAAGACCACTTACACCCTTCTCAGATTCGGGTGATTTCACAATGCACACTGAAGCTACGTCTGAATTACCAAAGGATTATTTATCTACACTggtaagaaaaacataaatgcaaataaatatgtatGACATTTTGACATTACATCCCTGTAATGTTTTAACTTAGCTGGAAAAGATACTCTACCTTTCTTTTGTGTAGAATAGATATAGTATAGCCAGCAGTGTGAGTGTATATTAATACACAGAATATTAAGGTGTCTGTtgttgagtttgtttttttctgctgtctcctCAATAACATATGTAATGCTTTGATTTCTTGTTAAGTCTAAGTGGGAAAGCTTTTACTGCTAGGGCATTCACTTTGACAGGTGTGCTAAGAAAACTTATTGGATGGTTATTACAATTTTCTTTGGAGTACTTTGAGTAAGAAGAGAATGACAGAATGAGCCTCAGTGACTTGGCATCGATTTACCTACAAGGACTATAAGAAAAAGACTCTTGATGACATTTGGTTTCACTTTAGTGCTGAAAGAGAAATCATAAAAACTAATTAATTTTACTATTTCATAATGGTAACTTATACTATGTGTTTCTACATGTAGTCTATTGTTTTTCCAAAGTATTGCTGACTAATGTCAGTTGAATCTCATTCTTTTGTTGCAATTTAtcttacaaagaaagaaaatattaagaaaggGCTTTATGCCATTCAGGTTTTGGAAGGGTAAGATACTTATTTCAACCAGTAGGCTTTTAGTATACAGATATgacaggaaaaaggagaagagagagtagaggaaaaaaattaagatggaATGACAACTGGTTAATGGACTACTTTTGTCACACTCCTGCCTCTTAGTATTGGAACTGTCTCTGGAGCAGTGTAGAAAATAGGCATGAATTTTCAGTgttaaagaaggaaagaggTAGCAGCAAGAGAGCATAGAGAGAAGTGGATAAATAAGAGAAAGGAGAGTGTTTCCAGTTGTGGTTTATCTCCACAGAAGCCATCAGCTGATTGGGTAATCATTAATAAAAGATCTAGGTCTAAATGGaagtttgaaaattaaataattatttattgctaatttattttctatgaacAACAGATAGCTCATCTTAATAAGCTGCGCTCGTTACTGAGCAGAAAAGACGTTTTTTGTTGTACAGTGAGTTGACACACAATGTTTTATGCAGGTTTATATCTGCATCATTATATTCTTTTCATTGGTAGAGCTTTGAACCTGTTCAGAATGGCGATCAGATGACAAGAGTATGCTTTAGTCATAGTTTCTCCACTATGCAGGCTTTCAGAATGTTGAGGgagacagttttattttcacagtaagGTTGTGGAAAAATGTCCGATAACATTGCACTATTGTAtaatggtattttcttttttgcagtgtATGACCCCTCCGCACAGCCCTGACTTTGTTGAGATATCAGCTGCTATGCTCCTCTCCTCACAAGTCACTTACTCCAAACCAAGAACTGTCATGGCAAATACAGCTACCTGTTCAGTCACATCTGCAACTTGTGTGTCTCCTATAACCAAGCCATCAGTCATAAACATGGAGAGACAGTGCAGTCAGAAACCAGTGAGATCTGAATCCTTTACCCCCCAGCCTTGCAGGGCCATGGCAACAAGTGTGATACGTCATACAGGTGACAGTTCTGCTTACCACTACATTCCTGCTGTGCAAGAGAAGACAAAGGTAACTTCAGGCTACAGCAGTTCCAAAGATTGGTGTGGAGCAGATGACCGAAGACATTCCAGACTGCCACAAGACACACGTGCTGCTGATGGTTTAATTAAAACGTCTCCAGTACCTCAACCATATGTGCATGAGTCCAGTGATATTGTGACCAATAAAGGACAGCTACCAGTCCAGCCTGTTTCACCACAGACCCACTTGCCAAAGAATTGTGAGAACGACTTGCAAAAAAGAGCTACCTCAGGGACACCTGTCCCTGTTTCAAGCCCCCAAGTTCTCTGTCAAATGATCCCTTTAAATGGACAAACTAGTATGATTAATGCTTATGTCAAGCCTTCAGCTCCAACAGTTTCAACTCCAGTCAAACCAATTTTACCACAGACGACAACTCTTTCTCAGCCTGTACTTATGGGACCTTCTGTGCCTCAGGGGACTGTTATGTTGGTTCTTCCACAGACTGCTGTCACACAGGCACCACAGTGCCCACAAACAGTAATGACTGTTGGGAGCACCAAGTTACTGCCTCTTGCTCCTGCCCCTGTGTTTATAGCTTCTGGTCAAAGCTGTACCCCTCAGATGGACTTTTCTAGACGGAGGAATTATGTTTGCAACTTTCCAGGGTGCAAGAAAACCTATTTCAAGAGTTCCCACCTCAAAGCCCACCTTCGCACCCACACTGGTGTGTAAGACAAGTCCTCTCTTGCTATGGCTTTTGCTTGCATTGGGGTGTTCGAATGCACTTTTTcctggggcggggcggggggaagaaGCAGGTGATCAAGAAATGTCCGCCTTCTTGGAGAACGGTAGaatgttcattttctgtggGCAAGCAAAACAAGATGAACTTTGTTCTGAGACCTCAGCTGACCCAGTAGTGTTAGCTGAATTTCACAGGTTTTAGATGGAGCAAAGCTGAGTgctatgtatgtatgtgtgtgtttagaTATGTGTAGAATTTTGACATTTGGAATTAGAACAAAGTGAAttgtgaaagtttttttttttttttttcagttgttgtgattttttgttttgagtatgGGAGGAGTTTGTGCAAGTAAACCGTAGCAGGAAGTTGATCTTAATTCTGGGGGACTGAACTTCATATAGCTGAATCTACTTAAAGTGGTTGTTACatgagtggaaaaaaagttaatttactGCACATTGCTTTCTAGAGTTTTGTCTAGGCTATTAAGATTCTGAGTTACTGTGTTAGAAGGTAGAGCTGTTGCAGGATCATACTGGATTTATTCAGTTGCTTAGAGGAAGGGAATTCTAAAggtaaataaatgtaattaataTGAGCTGATTTGCTGCATAAAATCTGGTTATTGTGGAGACAGTATAAATGTGTTCTACTCATCCTTTCCCTAGGTTAAAGATCCTGTCAGCTTAAAACTCAATTTTGAGCTCTTGGAAGAGATTACTCTTTATATTGAGGGATATACATAGTGGGAGATTGGTACAGAAAAGCTCATTCAAATGTTTGGCtaaactttgctttttcattggCTTCTTTCTCTCACTCTGCCTTACCCCTATGGACAATGTGGTTTATTGGATGTCAGCTTCTGTGTCAGGATTGACGTTAATTTGCTAGCTCTTTAAAATCACTTTGAGAAAATAGCTTAAACCCTGAATGAAGCTGACAGTCTTTGTAAACTGGAGCCCAGGGGTAGAAATATGCTTCTAGTCCTTGCCTCTGATTAGAGAGTGCAAGTGCTACAGGTGCCTTAATTTATCTAATACTACAGGATGATCATAGAGCAGGAAGAAGGGGGTCTAATTTGGAGCACATACTGCTGTTCACCATAAGGAAGCTTTGTGTCTGTCTCCCTGTAACATGATTAAGACTGTAGCCACATACATGGGAGGTGAAGCACACTGACCTTTCACTAGTCAGTCAGCCAGATAAGATCAGTGGACAGAGAAGTTTATCTTGTCCTACTTTCCTTCTGCTTATTGATTGGCTGGGTGGCATTGCATATACCAAGTGTCAAACTTTCATCTCATTTCATATATTGAGAGTTAAGTTCCCTATGGTGCTTTCTTTCTGGTGGAAACTTCTGCTTCAAAGTGTTACTGATAAACTTGGGCTGTGATACATATTTATGTTGAGGTTTGTGGAGACTGCAGGCAGTGGATCTTGTTGTTTAGAATAGGTCTGATATTAAGTGGTCATCCAGGATGAACAAAAGTTAATGTTGAAAGCTTTCATGACTGCTTTTTGTTCTGGGGCATCCAGAACTCCCATAACTTGTCTGTTAGACTTATAGGAGCGTGAAGATGGCAGTATAGGCCATTCTTTAGTAGTCACTGACATTTGTGTGTAGAAATGGATCATTTTAGCAGGACTCTGAGGCTGGGttccagactttttttttttttttttttttttttgcctgcagtGTTTGCTAATGACACATAACAGTCTTTGAGCTGCAGCCTCGTAGGAGGAATGGAGCAGGAGGTTGCTTCTGGTTCAGCTGGAAGATAACAGAGCTTTGTGAATAatctttttcactctttcacttttttggatatttagaaaaaatggaCTTGATTAAAGAAGGCTTAAACAGATGAGAGAATAAGTTaaaaacaatctattttttctctaaaactgaaatacagcttGTGCTTAAGTTAATGTTAACAGCACACGAGTAGTTCTGTGAAATTCCTCAGTTGTTCTAAGGTGGGGCTGTAAATTGTTTCTTTGATAAAACTCTAacatagtaaataaaaatttgttttttaatgtcctACAGGAGAAAAGCCCTTCAGCTGCAATTGGGAAGGTTGTGACAAGAAGTTCGCACGCTCAGATGAACTGTCTCGTCATCATAGAACTCATACAGGAGAGAAGAAGTTTGCTTGTCCTGTGTGTGAGCGTCGCTTTATGCGTAGCGATCACTTGACAAAACACACTCGCCGCCATATGACCACAAAGAAGATCCCCAGCTGGCAGACAGAGGTTGGCAAACTAAACCGAATTGCCACAGCAGAGAAACCGAAAAGCAGCAGTGCTTTGAGTATGATCATCCCCATGCCATCATCTGTCTGTCAGGGCTAGTGTGGGAAAGTACCTTCTCTACAAACTGTCTGAAAGTCAGGAAGAGCTCTGATGGTTACAACAGAGCTGTCAGTGGCTCGCTTTCCATGTGTGCCACCTCCCCACTCCCCCACATTTGTGCATATTTCAGTTTCCTTCAGTTTAGGTCCTCAGTTAATAATACTGAGGGAAATCTCTCATATCTTTCCTCAATCCCTTCcctgtctcttttttttgaaGGTTTGGGCAAATGCAATCACCAGcacttcaggaaagcagaactctttggaaattattttggcaataggtttaaaaaaaatcacttgtaATGCTGTTAATATTTTGAGGGACAGTAGAACAggatgatttttaatttttatattagtattttctataccaaatatattttgtatttattcatcTTGGTCTGGATATGCAGGTACATTACTGGCCTGCATTAGTGGGGATGTGCAGGGTGAGACCCAGGGTTTTGGAAACTACTTTTTAGTAAGCTTGAAGAATCACATTCAGAGTATCTTCAACAGCTTACTCTTTCAAGTGGAAGCCATTGTTATTTTTGGTATACTGGGTGTTCCTGAGTCTGCACTCCACCTGAGCAAAGTTTGGAGGAGCTAGACTGCTCTGATGGATGTAGAAGCACAAATACTTATCAGAAGCTTTGACACTAAAAATTATGCTTTCCTTTCAGTCCTGCTAAACCAGCATATGAAAGtctactgaaaaatgcaaaaacagcaAGACAACCCATGAATAATTAGCTTGGGtctctttattattttgaatacaggagaaatagaaaattaagtttttttttttttatgtattgtGGATACTTACGCACCTTATAGGAAATTGTTCAAGACTTCCATTTACCTGTATCAGAAGCACAGAAGCAGTACTATTCTGTCTTAAGAAATAGCCACCATGTCAACTTGATGATGCTCTTGTGGCCTTATACTTCTCCACAGTACTTTGTATACAAAATCACCCTTTTCTATTAAATGAGCTATTCTCCCTGTtgaatggattttcttttacaCCAAGTGTAAATATGcctaaaaagcaaaatcactggctgcagcagtgctgtgttATAATAGCATAGTATgagtaataaaacaaaatacccaTACACAATCAGACTGCTCAATTTCATGTTGCAGATGGATATGTATGTGTATCTATAGCGAGCTGACAGTACAGCTGTATCACTGTCAGGTACCGGGTGTTAAACAGTTCCTGTTATCCTGCTAGGAGACAGCACCATGGTTGCCAGAATAGATGTTAACAACTCGCATGCTTAATATTTCTCTAGTTAATTCCTTCTGGACTTTTCCTACCTTCAGCTATCCTGCACTGAAGCTCTGTTAGGCTGAGCACtgatggagattttttttttccctcctggaTATGTAAAATGTAGATAGCTAAGAATGCACTATCTATTGTACTGCGTCATTGTTCTGAGTATTGTTTCTCAGTGTTATCATTGGAATAGGTGCAGATTTGCTGTTTATATCGTGCACTTCTCTGAACTGAGCAGAGACTTATTTCAGTTGAAAGCAAAATCTGTCATTATATTTACAGCTAAGGCTCTGGTTACAACTACTGGTAACAAGTTTTCAACTGCTAGAGTACTGTGCTAAGTATACTAAAGTTTGTGCCTGACCTTTAAAATGTCCAGATTTTATTCGGTTGACACACATTGTAATCCCACTGACTAGTGTATGTATTGgtgagtgtgtgtgcatatgcaaACTCTGCTTTGTACTCTACAAAGGGCTTAGTTAAAACTCCTCTTTCTGATAAAGTGAATGCTTGGAGTGTTTGGTTTTGTGTCAGTATTCAGCTTCCCAAATTTGTGTGGCAAAGAAAGAGATCTGTTACACTCTTCTTCGCTCCATAGTTCCATAGTGCTAGAAGATTGCCTTTCGGATACCATTTTGGCATGGTTATAACTGgtgggcaggaggaaggaaaattttaatGAGGGCATCTTGTCTCAATCTCGTAGCCATTTAGACTCCCCCTAACTAACAATTTTTGGCATTATCTGAGCAAAATTGTTTGGAAACTCTTGTTATAATTTAGTAAGTTGTCATGATAATTGGTTGTGTCATGAGGAGGAAATGACGAAGAATATGGAATTTCATCAGTTTCTTTATCATGGCACACACATGCCATACATACTTCTATGACTCCTGCTGTTAGGTTTATCTGACCTGTGATTCCTTACAGCCTGTTTGTGAGGTGTGTGGGGCATGTGTTGCTCTTATCTGTATCTGGGACATGCAGGTCTCTTTCTTGTGAATGTGCATGAATAACTAAGCCACAGTGTGGCTGTGTCTGCTCTCAGTTTactctttctgttccttcttgCTGTGTAAGGGTTATTTATGGATTAAGCATGGCTGGGATAACTGCTCCCTTTGCACTTTATTGCCTGAACAACATTGTTCAGTCTTTTTAATTTGAGcctatattttaaagaaatggaatCACATTTTTGTACTTGTTTTTACATaccttttatttaataaaagttaATGTGGctgtttttaaatcacaaaaattttattaatattcagGTTTCATATAAATGTCTATTCCAGAACTATATAAATACATCTGGTTTAGCTTATATATCTAGACTAGTGGAATATTTTGGGGCCCACTAATTAACTTACCTGtaaatgcaggatttttttttggtcatctTGTAAGTTGACCAGTGCTTGTCCATTCATAATTTTACACAACACTTGTATATTTGGTAGGATGTGTATGTCACCACCATGATTTTTGGTTTTTACGTGCTTTCTGAAAACAGGAGTCTTGCAGTTCATAACTGTTCTTCTAGCATGGCCTTCAGAAGTTAATCAACAAAAGGTTGATCTGAGTGCTACTCTGTTAGTGTTGTGAGCTCTGCATGGCATGAATGGTAGAAATAAAGAAGAGATGAGAATTTGACCCTAGAGATGACTGCATTATCCCTGGTTCTTCCCATTCCTATGTACCAGCCCTCTGTAGTAGGGAAGTCTCTGATGGACTGGGTGTAGCTTCTAAGTCTCAACTGGAAAAGAGGTGTTCAGTAAAGATGATGACAGCAGCACCAACTACtactataatttttttaaaagtatcttaGCTGTTCCCTTTCTCCGATGGGTTTCCAAATTGCAGCAATGCTTGCTTCTAGCATTCTAGAGTCATGTTTTCAAATGTCAGGTTTTGGCTTCCAGTAAATTACAATGGCATAGAAATAGGGATGGACACATAAGTGAAGcttaatggaaagaaaaggggatGTGTGTGAATACCAGCTTTCTGCCACAGCCTTTGAATGCAAAGTGACTCAGTTCCTGTGTTGTAGCCTGTCAAGAGAGCTGTTGTGGAGCAGGCTCTTAAGGCTTTTTCCCCTTAGAAGAACAGGTCGTTACTGCGAGTGCTTGCAAGCTGAAAAGATGTCGGAGATGGATGGTCCTACTTCTCCCtcaagaaaacactgaaagagaaggcaaaatcaGTGCTCTGAAGAAATAATACAAACTTCATAATTCAGATCTCCCTAatacttttctgtttgcttgtggGAAGACATCCCATCTATCTgtatttattgctgtttttctggtaGGATTTTTCTGCATAGCAACTTACATGctcagcatttctttcttctcctccctgccaagcttctgatttttttgtgtgtcctTTTTCCCTTGGTCTGCTTACACAGAAACAAGTAGAGATTTCACAGTTCAGTagtcatttttctgcttttttcatgAAACAGGTTGGAGTAAAAGTCAATAGGTGCGGTTACGTGTACATCCTGGTGTGGTTAGATGTCTGTATCGGCTTTGTATGTGAGAAAAATTTGCATGTGAAGAGGCTTTTTTAGCCATCAATGTGATAACAGTTGTCACGCAAGCAAAGTTTGCAGTGGTTCTAAATCAATGtaagtgaatattttttctaaagaacaATGAACGTGTACACAAATGTTCTTTCTCTCGTTTAATGTAACATTTTTATAGTTAGACCAGCATTACTTTCTTGTGTGTATGGCTAAACACTCAAACCCTTTATTTTAATGGCTTGCCTTGTTTTACTCACAACTGATAAGCACTGATCAGTTTGTTAGGATACTAGAAGTGTGAATCTGTTCTT
The sequence above is a segment of the Rhea pennata isolate bPtePen1 chromosome 3, bPtePen1.pri, whole genome shotgun sequence genome. Coding sequences within it:
- the KLF11 gene encoding Krueppel-like factor 11 encodes the protein MHGSPCSEMGDAPAVDIADIYESIRERQRHDSERSTCSTLEKNDIEAVEALVCMSSWGQRAQKGDILKIRPLTPFSDSGDFTMHTEATSELPKDYLSTLCMTPPHSPDFVEISAAMLLSSQVTYSKPRTVMANTATCSVTSATCVSPITKPSVINMERQCSQKPVRSESFTPQPCRAMATSVIRHTGDSSAYHYIPAVQEKTKVTSGYSSSKDWCGADDRRHSRLPQDTRAADGLIKTSPVPQPYVHESSDIVTNKGQLPVQPVSPQTHLPKNCENDLQKRATSGTPVPVSSPQVLCQMIPLNGQTSMINAYVKPSAPTVSTPVKPILPQTTTLSQPVLMGPSVPQGTVMLVLPQTAVTQAPQCPQTVMTVGSTKLLPLAPAPVFIASGQSCTPQMDFSRRRNYVCNFPGCKKTYFKSSHLKAHLRTHTGEKPFSCNWEGCDKKFARSDELSRHHRTHTGEKKFACPVCERRFMRSDHLTKHTRRHMTTKKIPSWQTEVGKLNRIATAEKPKSSSALSMIIPMPSSVCQG